One genomic segment of Gottschalkia acidurici 9a includes these proteins:
- a CDS encoding ABC transporter permease, which translates to MIANNNKKVIQKLANRSVKFNGTRNIFILITIILSVSLVGVISLTQSARQQKMKSQLNMSQHVMYENVNEENIEKLKASDEVDFLTVAKFGDSFKIQNEMIYPVYFEKDTKSIKTIAISEGNYPEKSNEIVVYKPMLNLFDNVKNIGDNIKIKFLDGREEEFIISGFMEGNENSSVYRVLFSKEYSENGQQLKDIPYTILCKIKNADMMSENQFLDTVRGIGKNAGIERKDINPNNFFANYLTLSIQDGLVIIVVSLGVLFVSILVVYSIFYISVLENIQRFGQLRTIGTSKKQIKAIVRREGKIMFYMGTPIGLLIAWIISYWIIPEGWSLKYTLIISLMIAITELITIIISVQKPAKIASAISPVEASKFSGYKERELKETNELHRKLSSFSMAKISLKRNKNKSLLTLISLGIGGALFIMSTTLIVSTSLEQYSRQGMYGLGEYIIGFDYNTVQTIDKGITGAQLKNPMNEELIKKIESIPEINEIIKFHRTSIRYDYKEVVNKKDYLSAFNREDIDIINKTLLEGSFNYDEMIKNDEILVTLNDFIKEFYGWKFDIGDKVNLRFFDGEKEVEKSFKIIGSIDDSKVTTNYGIFVLPIEKLKQLFPSINTIDTLIISVNDFEKEGDKVEENIYNLIERSPLLEMNTLRERLAEDKESFGLRNKVIVGLSGFIILFSLINLVNTIITNIISRKKEFAMLQSIGLSNKQLARMIQFEGLGLSFGNLVITLVFGTALGYGLVRIIQNSGVKYAHYRFPIWYFIIYIIIITIVPLVVSSVLVRLFQKESLVSRLRNVD; encoded by the coding sequence ATGATAGCAAATAATAATAAAAAAGTCATACAAAAATTAGCTAATAGAAGTGTAAAATTTAATGGAACAAGAAATATTTTTATACTAATAACTATTATATTATCCGTTTCATTAGTAGGTGTTATATCCCTTACTCAATCAGCAAGACAACAGAAAATGAAAAGTCAACTTAATATGTCACAGCATGTTATGTATGAGAATGTAAATGAAGAGAACATTGAGAAATTAAAAGCTTCTGATGAAGTAGATTTTTTAACTGTAGCGAAGTTTGGTGATAGTTTTAAGATACAGAATGAGATGATTTATCCAGTTTATTTTGAAAAGGATACAAAGAGCATAAAGACAATAGCAATATCGGAGGGAAATTATCCTGAAAAATCAAATGAAATTGTAGTGTATAAGCCTATGTTAAACTTATTTGATAATGTAAAAAACATAGGAGATAATATAAAGATAAAATTTTTAGATGGTAGAGAAGAGGAATTTATTATTAGTGGATTTATGGAAGGAAACGAGAATTCTAGTGTCTATAGAGTATTATTTTCTAAAGAATATTCAGAAAATGGACAACAGCTGAAAGATATACCTTATACGATTCTTTGCAAAATAAAAAATGCAGATATGATGTCAGAAAATCAATTTTTAGATACTGTAAGAGGAATTGGAAAAAATGCAGGGATTGAAAGAAAAGACATAAATCCAAATAACTTTTTTGCAAATTATCTAACCCTATCCATACAAGATGGTTTAGTCATAATTGTCGTATCTTTAGGAGTTCTATTCGTGAGCATATTGGTTGTATATAGTATATTCTATATTTCAGTTTTAGAGAATATTCAAAGATTCGGTCAACTTAGAACAATAGGAACTTCTAAAAAACAAATTAAAGCTATTGTAAGAAGAGAGGGAAAAATCATGTTTTATATGGGAACCCCTATAGGACTTTTAATAGCTTGGATAATTTCATACTGGATTATTCCAGAAGGATGGAGTTTGAAGTATACACTTATTATAAGTTTAATGATAGCAATTACTGAACTAATCACTATTATCATATCAGTTCAAAAACCGGCAAAAATAGCTTCTGCTATTTCACCTGTAGAGGCATCGAAATTTTCAGGATACAAAGAAAGAGAACTAAAGGAAACTAATGAATTGCATAGAAAATTATCTTCCTTTTCTATGGCGAAAATTAGTTTAAAAAGAAATAAGAATAAATCTCTTTTAACACTAATTTCACTTGGAATAGGTGGAGCTTTATTTATTATGAGTACAACTTTGATAGTATCTACTTCTTTGGAACAATATTCAAGACAAGGCATGTATGGATTGGGAGAATATATTATTGGTTTTGATTATAATACAGTACAGACCATTGATAAGGGAATAACAGGAGCCCAATTGAAAAACCCAATGAATGAAGAATTGATAAAAAAGATAGAATCAATACCGGAAATTAATGAAATCATTAAATTTCATAGAACATCTATAAGATATGATTATAAAGAAGTAGTTAATAAAAAAGATTATCTATCAGCATTTAATAGAGAAGACATTGATATAATAAATAAAACATTGCTAGAAGGATCTTTTAATTATGATGAAATGATAAAAAATGATGAAATCCTCGTTACATTAAATGATTTTATTAAAGAATTCTATGGATGGAAATTTGACATTGGAGATAAAGTTAATCTTAGATTCTTTGATGGAGAGAAAGAGGTTGAAAAATCTTTTAAGATTATAGGGTCTATAGATGACAGTAAAGTTACAACTAATTATGGTATATTTGTACTGCCAATTGAAAAGCTAAAACAGTTATTTCCAAGTATTAATACAATAGATACATTAATAATATCTGTAAATGACTTTGAGAAGGAAGGGGATAAAGTAGAAGAAAATATATATAATTTAATAGAAAGAAGTCCTTTACTTGAGATGAATACATTAAGGGAAAGATTAGCAGAAGACAAAGAGTCATTTGGCTTAAGAAATAAAGTGATAGTAGGATTAAGTGGATTTATCATCTTATTTAGTTTAATCAATCTAGTTAATACAATAATAACTAATATTATTTCAAGAAAAAAAGAATTTGCAATGCTTCAATCTATTGGATTAAGCAATAAGCAATTAGCAAGAATGATTCAATTTGAAGGACTAGGCTTATCTTTTGGGAATTTAGTAATAACTTTGGTATTTGGGACAGCATTAGGATATGGATTAGTACGAATAATACAGAACTCTGGAGTAAAATACGCTCACTACCGTTTTCCGATATGGTACTTTATTATATATATTATAATTATTACTATAGTGCCTTTAGTTGTTTCCAGTGTTCTAGTAAGACTATTTCAGAAGGAAAGTCTGGTTTCAAGATTGCGTAATGTTGATTAA